A genomic stretch from Hemibagrus wyckioides isolate EC202008001 linkage group LG20, SWU_Hwy_1.0, whole genome shotgun sequence includes:
- the sdr16c5a gene encoding short chain dehydrogenase/reductase family 16C, member 5a isoform X2, with the protein MNFLLETLRVLVLSVYYFLEAFVKLLLPVGKKSIAGETVLITGAGSGIGRIMAIKFASMDVTLVLWDINLDGVKETARVVKEKGARSVHCYQVDCSDRGNVYQVAEQVKQEVGDVTILINNAGIVTGKKFMDSPDSLVEKTLQVNAMAHFWTYKAFLPAMMDKNHGHLVCIASSAGLIGVNGLADYCASKFAAVGFAESVALELIATGKDGIKTTIVCPYFINTGMFDGCKTKWPHLLPILQPEYVAKKILNAILTDQTYLFMPRTIYFLMFLKR; encoded by the exons ATGAATTTTCTCCTGGAGACCCTGCGTGTGCTGGTGCTGTCCGTCTACTACTTTCTGGAGGCCTTCGTGAAGCTCCTCCTGCCGGTGGGGAAGAAGAGCATTGCCGGGGAGACGGTGCTGATCACAGGGGCGGGCAGCGGAATCGGACGCATCATGGCCATCAAGTTCGCCAGCATGGACGTCACGCTGGTGCTGTGGGACATCAACCTGGATGGGGTGAAGGAGACAGCTCGGGTGGTTAAAGAGAAGGGAGCTCGCAGTGTGCACTGCTATCAGGTGGACTGCAGTGACCGGGGCAATGTATACCAAGTGGCAGAGCAG GTCAAACAGGAAGTCGGTGACGTCACAATCCTCATAAACAACGCCGGCATCGTCACCGGCAAGAAGTTCATGGATTCTCCGGACAGCCTGGTGGAGAAGACGCTCCAAGTTAATGCCATGGCTCACTTCTGG ACGTATAAAGCGTTCCTTCCGGCCATGATGGATAAGAACCACGGTCACCTGGTCTGCATCGCCAGCTCTGCAGGACTGATCGGGGTTAATGGGCTCGCAG atTATTGTGCCAGTAAGTTTGCCGCTGTGGGTTTTGCTGAGTCAGTGGCGCTGGAGCTCATAGCCACGGGAAAGGACGGCATCAAGACGACGATAGTGTGTCCGTATTTCATCAACACCGGGATGTTCGACGGCTGCAAAACGAA atGGCCACATCTGCTTCCTATCCTGCAACCTGAGTACGTCGCTAAGAAGATCCTGAACGCCATTCTGACGGATCAGACCTACCTCTTCATGCCCAGGACCATCTACTTCCTAATGTTTTTGAAAAGGTAA